In a genomic window of Roseiflexus castenholzii DSM 13941:
- a CDS encoding 1,4-dihydroxy-2-naphthoate polyprenyltransferase, with protein sequence MNLSLSPSRPGRLRAWVLAARPQTLPAAVAPVIVGSAAAFAAGSFRWLPFLAALAGALLIQIGTNLANDYFDFRKGADTAERLGPLRVTQAGLLTPATVRNGMIIAFGMAALIGIYLIVVGGWPILVIGVLSIAAGVLYTGGPWPLGYHGLGDLFTFIFFGVVAVTATAYLHVGAVPPLAWAASIPVAMLVTAIIVVNNLRDIVTDRAAGKRTLAVIIGARATRAEYAFLVIGAFLALPIFWLSGVTGPGVMLAWLAAPLAIAPLRTMLTGEGRALNPALKGTARLHLAFGLLLALGMAV encoded by the coding sequence ATGAACCTCTCCCTCTCCCCGTCCCGCCCGGGTCGTCTTCGGGCGTGGGTGCTCGCTGCGCGCCCGCAGACGCTTCCTGCCGCTGTCGCGCCGGTGATTGTCGGCTCAGCCGCTGCGTTTGCTGCTGGAAGCTTCCGCTGGCTGCCATTTCTCGCAGCGCTCGCCGGAGCACTCCTGATCCAGATCGGGACGAACCTGGCGAACGATTACTTCGACTTTCGGAAAGGCGCCGACACTGCTGAACGCCTGGGTCCGCTGCGGGTGACGCAGGCGGGACTGCTGACGCCGGCAACCGTGCGTAATGGCATGATCATCGCGTTCGGCATGGCGGCGCTTATCGGCATCTATCTAATCGTCGTCGGCGGTTGGCCCATTCTGGTCATCGGCGTACTGTCGATTGCCGCTGGCGTGCTCTACACTGGCGGACCCTGGCCCCTCGGCTATCATGGATTGGGCGATCTTTTCACATTCATCTTCTTTGGAGTCGTGGCAGTAACCGCGACAGCGTACCTGCACGTCGGCGCCGTTCCGCCGCTGGCTTGGGCGGCATCCATACCGGTGGCAATGCTGGTCACGGCGATCATCGTGGTCAACAACCTGCGCGATATTGTCACCGACCGCGCGGCTGGAAAGCGCACGCTGGCAGTGATCATCGGTGCGCGCGCGACGCGCGCCGAGTATGCGTTCCTTGTCATTGGCGCATTCCTGGCGCTGCCGATCTTCTGGCTCAGTGGAGTGACCGGACCGGGGGTGATGCTGGCGTGGCTTGCGGCGCCGCTGGCGATTGCGCCGTTGCGCACCATGCTCACCGGCGAGGGACGGGCGCTCAATCCGGCGCTCAAAGGCACTGCCCGGCTGCACCTGGCATTCGGTCTCCTGCTGGCGTTGGGGATGGCGGTATAA
- a CDS encoding DUF2726 domain-containing protein has product MESLITLAATIAVLLVVAGCGVALAAMYPRRRTAASGSTAFPRLSSMAPRISGEPEFLSRLPYTRTTHLLTGDHRALFAALNAAAPDDLAVLPHVRLADILSVEPHTTQPERYRERIRDVVLDVVLCDAQTTAPRLAVLFAQPGAARRAAFIDAALISAGVPVLRLTRDEPPSVDALALQIAAALGMPARCSSFPAEWPAPDEQRNGAAVISMPEVIGVPREPVRYACGRCHRYVAPRARRCPHCGATLAA; this is encoded by the coding sequence ATGGAGTCGCTCATAACACTTGCTGCCACGATTGCAGTCCTGTTGGTGGTTGCCGGATGCGGTGTGGCGTTGGCGGCGATGTACCCGCGCAGGCGCACAGCGGCGTCGGGCAGCACTGCGTTCCCGCGATTGTCGTCGATGGCGCCGCGCATCTCGGGCGAACCGGAGTTTTTGTCGCGCCTGCCGTATACGCGCACCACGCATCTGCTGACGGGCGACCACCGGGCGTTGTTTGCGGCGCTCAACGCCGCTGCGCCCGATGATCTCGCCGTGCTGCCCCACGTGCGCCTGGCTGATATTCTGTCCGTCGAACCACACACGACGCAACCGGAGCGCTACCGGGAGCGCATCCGCGATGTCGTTCTCGATGTTGTGCTCTGTGATGCGCAGACAACCGCACCGCGCCTGGCGGTGCTCTTTGCGCAGCCCGGCGCAGCCCGGCGGGCTGCATTCATCGATGCTGCACTGATCAGCGCCGGCGTACCGGTGCTGCGCCTGACCCGCGATGAGCCGCCATCGGTCGATGCGCTGGCCCTTCAGATTGCAGCGGCATTAGGCATGCCGGCGCGATGTTCGTCGTTTCCGGCAGAATGGCCGGCGCCTGACGAACAACGGAATGGCGCAGCAGTCATCTCGATGCCGGAGGTGATTGGCGTGCCGCGCGAGCCGGTGCGCTATGCCTGCGGACGCTGCCATCGCTATGTGGCGCCGCGCGCGCGCCGCTGCCCGCATTGTGGGGCGACGCTGGCTGCATAG
- a CDS encoding YeeE/YedE family protein, with product MSNALPGSSPTDRAAPSKTELTAADVLRYGGALLMVAALLGGAYLLQAMPGRGSAAALSLLIGAALGVAFERGRFCFFCIFRDFIEYRNAGPLSAILMALAVSGIGYAIVFGAFLPNPAGGRLAPDAHIGPVSPALVAAGLMFGLGMALSGACISGHLYRLGEGSGYAPPALIGALIGFGLGFRTWNWLYAMVIADAPVVWLPHWVGYGGSLLLHLTVLGILALMLLRFVPPLPPRPARQLDITYLREALFRDRWNPLVTGAMVGIISVVAYLRVEPLGVTAQLGSATRTVMNWAGWLPDRLNGLDSFAGCATQVVQTITDNGWLIGGLVLGAFSAALLAGRFQPALPRAWGSVTALLGGVLMGWGAMTALGCTVGTLLSGIAAFALSGWVFGAAVFVGVWLGITLRLHRWV from the coding sequence ATGTCGAATGCATTGCCAGGGAGCAGCCCGACTGATCGGGCTGCTCCTTCCAAAACTGAATTGACTGCGGCGGACGTTCTGCGGTATGGCGGTGCATTGCTGATGGTTGCTGCTCTGCTGGGTGGCGCATATCTGCTCCAGGCGATGCCGGGGCGTGGTTCGGCGGCGGCGCTTTCCCTGCTGATCGGCGCCGCGCTCGGTGTCGCCTTCGAGCGCGGGAGGTTCTGTTTCTTCTGTATCTTCCGCGATTTCATCGAGTATCGCAATGCAGGTCCGCTCTCTGCGATCCTGATGGCGCTGGCGGTGAGCGGTATCGGGTATGCCATCGTCTTCGGCGCATTCCTGCCCAACCCGGCAGGCGGTCGGCTGGCGCCTGATGCACATATCGGTCCGGTCAGTCCGGCGCTGGTGGCTGCCGGTCTGATGTTCGGCTTGGGGATGGCGCTCTCGGGTGCGTGTATCAGCGGCCATCTGTACCGCCTGGGAGAGGGATCAGGCTATGCGCCGCCGGCGCTCATCGGCGCGCTGATCGGCTTTGGGCTTGGATTCCGAACATGGAACTGGCTCTATGCGATGGTGATCGCCGATGCGCCGGTTGTCTGGTTGCCGCATTGGGTCGGCTACGGCGGGTCACTCCTTTTGCACCTGACAGTTCTTGGCATCCTGGCGCTGATGCTCCTGCGCTTCGTCCCGCCGCTGCCGCCCCGTCCCGCCCGTCAACTCGACATAACGTATTTGCGCGAAGCGCTCTTCCGTGACCGCTGGAACCCGCTCGTGACCGGCGCTATGGTCGGGATCATCAGCGTTGTAGCATATCTGCGGGTTGAACCGCTTGGCGTTACAGCGCAACTCGGCAGTGCGACGCGAACGGTGATGAACTGGGCGGGATGGCTGCCGGACCGCCTCAACGGTCTGGATAGTTTCGCCGGTTGCGCCACGCAGGTGGTGCAGACCATCACCGACAACGGTTGGCTGATCGGCGGGTTGGTGCTGGGAGCGTTCAGTGCTGCGCTGCTCGCCGGGCGTTTTCAGCCGGCATTGCCGCGCGCTTGGGGGAGTGTCACTGCGCTGCTCGGCGGGGTGTTGATGGGATGGGGTGCGATGACGGCGCTTGGCTGCACGGTGGGAACGCTGCTCTCCGGTATCGCTGCATTTGCGCTATCGGGGTGGGTGTTTGGCGCCGCCGTCTTCGTCGGCGTGTGGCTTGGCATCACATTGCGCTTGCACCGGTGGGTGTAG
- a CDS encoding alpha-amylase family glycosyl hydrolase — protein sequence MEISRITGAPVMEFHIARSARDRYHFDESLFQFSGNVIFANFHAARVFAQKMNQKRDLARFPEQAVRAGQISAMGLIDEILHYVAATYRKRTREHMLADALAWLNERLGAEKVETTLRAFCDAFPPLAVYRREQALDAYLADETGGMPHREVALEEMLMLWLENVNPAFNPFLELFDDAHLEHDTVYLKMIEELDRFFATQPPPAAVLPGITQRTLIELLRAPALASPHSLEGQLNYVLEHWAGFLDRSFLYRLLSSLDVIKEEERARFGVGGGDLTGAYVPVADYRYLEAEPERYTPDREWMPRLVLLAKNTFVWLDQLSKWYGRPIKTLDQVPDEELDTMARRGFTGLWLIGLWERSEASKRIKQIMGNPDAVASAYSLYDYQIAAALGGQPALDNLRARAWQRGIRLSADMVPNHVGIDGRWVIEHPDWFIQLPYPPFPTYTFNGPDLSSDERVGIFIEDHYYDRTDAAVVFKRLDRWTGEARYIYHGNDGTSMPWNDTAQLNYLKPEVREAVIQTILHVARLFPIIRFDAAMTLAKRHYHRLWFPEPGTGGDIPSRAGFGMTRAQFDAAMPEEFWREVVDRCAVEAPDTLLLAEAFWLMEGYFVRTLGMHRVYNSAFMVCLRDEENAKYRQIMKNVLEFDPEVLRRFVNFMNNPDERTAVDQFGKGDKYFGVCTMLVTMPGLPMFGHGQIEGFAEKYGMEYYRAYWDEKPDEWLIARHEREIFPLLHRRYLFAGTDNFLLYDFYMPDGHVNEDVFAYSNRHGDERSLVIYHNRYAHTSGWVRLSAAFMARTGRGDERALVQRALAEGLALRAGDHNYTIFRDHRSGLEYIRHSRDLAERGLYVELGPYDCHVFIDFREVTERPDGRYGQITAYLGGRGVPSIDIALREMFLQPVLIPFRSLVSATMLRELAAWADRRAMQRGALPDRDGEEEVIDSMLEGPDAMDEPTPEELEALAQRHANIKSAIPSTGAQTVTEPEADELPAIEQFEQQLRIFLTEFATFSGGTANTERIIVDIRRRLETVIELLVCADAHHAQLIGAPLADDPARWGTAIGWAVLHRLGLVFSDDEAASRSRSVIDEYLLGRALQAALVEFGYSDDVAADAVQLARALTAHQNWHEEYANDGRALAAALMADGDVQAFTRVNRFQGVLWFNKERFERLLHWLNLIAAVALQVAEPHDADTIRAACARLIASLTEAAEQSGYRVEQLLAAPQSKEPLTL from the coding sequence GTGGAGATCAGCCGCATAACTGGCGCGCCGGTGATGGAGTTTCACATCGCCCGCAGCGCGCGCGACCGCTACCATTTCGATGAGTCGCTGTTCCAGTTCAGCGGCAATGTCATCTTTGCCAATTTTCACGCTGCGCGCGTCTTCGCGCAGAAGATGAACCAGAAACGCGACCTGGCGCGCTTTCCAGAGCAGGCGGTGCGCGCCGGGCAGATCAGCGCGATGGGGCTGATCGACGAAATCCTGCACTATGTCGCCGCCACGTACCGCAAACGCACCCGCGAACACATGCTCGCCGACGCGCTTGCCTGGCTCAATGAGCGCCTGGGAGCGGAAAAGGTCGAGACGACGCTGCGCGCGTTCTGCGATGCGTTTCCGCCGCTTGCCGTCTACCGCCGGGAGCAGGCGCTCGATGCGTACCTGGCTGACGAAACCGGCGGCATGCCCCATCGCGAAGTTGCGCTCGAAGAGATGCTCATGCTCTGGCTGGAGAATGTAAATCCAGCCTTCAATCCGTTCCTCGAACTGTTCGACGACGCGCATCTTGAGCACGATACCGTCTATCTCAAGATGATCGAGGAACTGGATCGTTTTTTCGCCACGCAACCGCCGCCAGCCGCCGTTCTGCCAGGCATCACCCAACGCACCCTCATCGAACTGCTGCGCGCGCCGGCGCTGGCGTCGCCCCACTCTCTCGAAGGACAGCTCAACTATGTCCTTGAACACTGGGCTGGCTTCCTCGACCGCTCCTTCCTCTACCGCCTGCTCAGCAGTCTGGACGTCATCAAGGAAGAGGAGCGGGCGCGCTTTGGCGTCGGCGGCGGCGATCTGACCGGCGCCTATGTGCCGGTCGCCGATTATCGCTATCTGGAGGCGGAACCCGAACGCTACACGCCAGACCGCGAGTGGATGCCGCGCCTGGTGCTGCTTGCCAAGAACACGTTCGTCTGGCTCGATCAACTCAGCAAATGGTATGGTCGCCCGATCAAAACCCTCGACCAGGTGCCGGACGAGGAACTCGACACGATGGCGCGCCGTGGATTCACCGGTCTGTGGCTGATCGGTCTGTGGGAACGCAGTGAGGCGTCGAAACGCATCAAGCAGATCATGGGCAACCCGGATGCGGTTGCGTCAGCGTATTCGCTCTACGACTATCAGATCGCTGCGGCGCTCGGCGGGCAACCCGCGCTCGACAATCTGCGCGCGCGCGCCTGGCAGCGCGGCATCCGCCTCTCCGCCGATATGGTGCCGAACCACGTCGGCATCGATGGGCGCTGGGTGATCGAGCATCCCGACTGGTTCATTCAACTCCCCTATCCACCCTTCCCGACCTATACCTTCAACGGTCCTGACCTGTCGAGCGATGAGCGGGTGGGCATCTTTATCGAAGACCACTACTACGACCGCACCGATGCTGCTGTCGTCTTCAAGCGCCTTGATCGCTGGACCGGCGAGGCGCGCTATATCTATCACGGCAATGATGGCACCAGCATGCCGTGGAACGACACTGCCCAACTCAACTACCTCAAACCCGAGGTGCGTGAGGCGGTCATTCAGACAATCTTGCACGTGGCGCGGCTCTTCCCGATCATCCGCTTCGATGCGGCAATGACGCTGGCGAAACGCCACTACCATCGCCTCTGGTTCCCCGAACCGGGAACGGGTGGCGATATTCCATCACGCGCAGGCTTCGGCATGACCCGCGCGCAGTTCGATGCCGCAATGCCGGAAGAGTTCTGGCGCGAGGTCGTCGACCGCTGTGCCGTCGAAGCGCCCGATACGCTGCTGCTGGCGGAAGCCTTCTGGCTGATGGAAGGGTACTTCGTGCGCACCCTGGGTATGCACCGCGTGTATAACAGCGCCTTCATGGTCTGCCTGCGCGATGAAGAAAATGCCAAGTACCGCCAGATTATGAAGAACGTCCTTGAGTTCGACCCGGAAGTGCTGCGCCGATTTGTCAACTTCATGAACAACCCCGACGAGCGCACGGCAGTCGATCAGTTTGGCAAGGGCGACAAGTACTTCGGGGTCTGCACTATGCTGGTCACAATGCCCGGGTTGCCGATGTTCGGGCACGGACAGATCGAAGGGTTCGCCGAGAAGTATGGCATGGAGTACTACCGCGCCTACTGGGACGAGAAGCCCGATGAGTGGCTGATTGCGCGCCACGAGCGTGAAATCTTCCCACTGCTCCACCGGCGCTACTTGTTTGCCGGCACGGACAACTTTCTGCTCTACGATTTTTATATGCCCGACGGTCATGTGAACGAAGATGTGTTCGCCTACTCAAATCGTCACGGCGATGAGCGATCACTGGTGATCTACCACAACCGCTATGCCCACACAAGCGGTTGGGTGCGCCTCTCGGCGGCATTCATGGCGCGCACCGGCAGAGGCGACGAACGCGCGCTCGTGCAACGCGCGCTTGCCGAGGGGCTGGCGCTTCGTGCTGGCGACCACAACTACACCATCTTCCGCGACCATCGCAGCGGTCTGGAGTATATCCGCCACAGCCGCGATCTTGCGGAGCGCGGGCTGTACGTGGAACTTGGTCCCTATGATTGTCACGTGTTCATCGATTTCCGCGAGGTTACTGAGCGTCCCGATGGACGCTACGGCCAGATTACCGCCTACCTGGGCGGGCGCGGCGTGCCGAGCATCGACATCGCGCTGCGCGAGATGTTCCTCCAACCGGTGCTGATCCCCTTCCGTTCCCTGGTCAGCGCCACAATGCTGCGCGAACTGGCTGCCTGGGCGGATCGACGCGCCATGCAGCGCGGCGCTTTGCCGGATCGTGATGGCGAAGAAGAAGTCATCGACAGCATGCTCGAAGGACCTGACGCAATGGACGAGCCGACGCCGGAGGAACTGGAGGCGCTGGCACAGCGTCACGCCAATATCAAGAGCGCCATTCCGTCAACCGGCGCGCAAACCGTCACCGAACCGGAAGCGGACGAACTCCCGGCGATTGAACAGTTCGAGCAACAGTTGCGCATCTTCCTGACCGAGTTCGCCACGTTCAGCGGCGGAACCGCCAATACCGAACGCATCATTGTCGATATTCGCCGCCGTCTTGAAACCGTCATCGAACTGCTGGTGTGCGCCGATGCCCACCACGCGCAACTGATCGGCGCGCCGCTGGCGGACGACCCGGCGCGCTGGGGGACCGCCATTGGCTGGGCAGTCTTGCACCGCCTGGGGCTGGTGTTCAGCGACGATGAAGCGGCAAGCCGGAGCCGCAGCGTGATCGACGAATATTTGCTCGGACGCGCGCTTCAGGCGGCGCTGGTGGAGTTTGGCTACAGCGATGATGTGGCTGCCGATGCGGTGCAGTTGGCCCGGGCGCTGACGGCGCATCAGAACTGGCACGAGGAATACGCCAACGATGGGCGCGCGCTGGCAGCGGCATTGATGGCAGACGGCGATGTGCAGGCATTTACACGGGTCAATCGTTTCCAGGGGGTTCTGTGGTTCAATAAAGAACGCTTCGAGCGTCTCCTGCACTGGCTAAACTTGATCGCCGCAGTTGCTCTTCAGGTCGCCGAACCCCACGACGCCGATACGATCCGCGCTGCCTGTGCGCGCCTGATTGCGTCGCTGACGGAAGCCGCCGAACAGAGCGGCTACCGCGTCGAACAACTACTGGCGGCGCCACAAAGTAAGGAGCCTTTGACCTTATAG
- a CDS encoding sulfurtransferase, whose product MDRTLLRTAGAAVAGALVTLIIVAITFSTRPQPEATPTVAPTAPAAPVVAPSPREPRKFEDVVVSTEWLAQNLDNPKVRVIEVSVAPGVYERGHIPGAVNFVWTTDFVDTVSRNIIAPERFQELARAAGIDNDTTIVLYGDNNNWFAAWGAWVFRQYGAEDVRLLDGSRSKWEAENRELSTRAPTYPPGNFTVRQRSDLRVFLPDVLKVVRGEDNRVLVDIRSPDEFSGKIFAPEGFQELAVRAGHIPGAVNVPWKQALRDDGTFKSVEELRKLYADAGVDGSKPVITYCRIGERASHTWFVLSEILGYQAALYDGSWTEYGNSVGVPIANPAGTIWGVK is encoded by the coding sequence GTGGACAGAACGCTGTTGCGGACTGCCGGCGCCGCCGTTGCCGGCGCACTCGTGACGCTCATCATCGTGGCGATCACGTTCTCCACTCGACCGCAACCAGAGGCGACGCCAACCGTTGCGCCGACCGCTCCTGCCGCTCCTGTGGTTGCTCCGTCGCCCCGTGAACCGCGCAAATTCGAGGATGTCGTCGTCAGCACCGAATGGCTTGCGCAGAACCTCGACAACCCGAAGGTGCGCGTGATTGAAGTCAGCGTGGCGCCGGGGGTGTACGAACGGGGTCATATTCCCGGCGCGGTCAACTTCGTCTGGACTACCGATTTTGTCGATACGGTGTCGCGCAACATCATTGCGCCGGAGCGCTTCCAGGAACTGGCGCGCGCCGCCGGTATCGACAACGACACAACCATCGTGCTCTACGGCGATAACAACAACTGGTTTGCCGCCTGGGGCGCGTGGGTCTTCCGCCAGTACGGCGCTGAGGATGTGCGATTGCTCGATGGCAGTCGCAGCAAGTGGGAGGCTGAGAACCGCGAACTCTCGACGCGCGCGCCGACCTATCCGCCGGGCAATTTTACCGTCCGGCAGCGTAGCGATCTGCGGGTGTTTCTGCCGGATGTCCTGAAAGTCGTGCGTGGCGAGGACAATCGGGTATTGGTTGATATTCGCTCGCCGGATGAGTTCAGTGGGAAGATTTTTGCGCCGGAAGGGTTCCAGGAACTGGCAGTTCGCGCGGGTCACATTCCCGGTGCGGTGAATGTGCCGTGGAAGCAGGCGCTCAGGGACGATGGCACATTCAAGAGCGTTGAGGAACTGCGCAAACTGTATGCTGATGCCGGCGTCGATGGCAGTAAGCCGGTCATTACGTACTGCCGGATCGGTGAACGCGCAAGCCATACCTGGTTCGTTCTCAGCGAAATCCTGGGGTATCAAGCGGCGCTCTACGACGGGTCCTGGACGGAGTATGGCAACAGCGTCGGCGTGCCGATCGCCAACCCCGCCGGTACGATTTGGGGCGTGAAGTAG
- a CDS encoding apolipoprotein N-acyltransferase, giving the protein MAPSVNVRAMATPAAGRVWSFSLTLSLLSGMLIGASMPTILDWGLLGWIGVAPLLIALHTQPLPRHFVIALPFGIIWSAMAHLWYPAMFGPVLGVVLIIAVGCFYAGLVQAGTALQERLPEPLSVLGAPIAWSALEFLRFIAPITGDWWIELLAKSQWRFPPALQILTLTGFPGLGFLVMLVNSAIAFLIVNAWRRRRAHMPAVVSLIVAAAIIVWGALIIPPAPDHRFRIAATVDLTNQDRFIQALSRLPVEQEGYYADTPEMSQAIFDVNAALTRSVAALRPAFIVWPENEFASADDPVFTAQVGDLAREMNAYLVADMVWRTSDGMYDTAVMFGPDGAEVGRRAKINVTDGEKEFGFLPGPRDFSVVETPYGQVGLGVCWDRHLPWIVRELASAGAQIVLMPVDDDFSGNRWFPPAHASDTVFRAVENRVAFGLGATSGIAMVIDPYGRITAESDINQRGVVTGETFVVAERTLFTRFGDWFGWLAVLAMVIGFVARPVWQAIKKPPRTL; this is encoded by the coding sequence ATGGCGCCAAGCGTGAATGTCCGGGCGATGGCCACCCCGGCTGCCGGTCGCGTCTGGTCCTTTTCCCTCACGCTCTCACTCCTTTCCGGGATGTTGATCGGGGCCTCGATGCCAACAATCCTGGATTGGGGACTGCTCGGCTGGATAGGCGTGGCGCCGCTCCTGATCGCGCTCCATACCCAACCGCTCCCGCGCCACTTTGTGATAGCGCTTCCCTTTGGCATCATCTGGTCCGCCATGGCACACCTCTGGTACCCGGCGATGTTCGGTCCGGTGTTGGGCGTCGTCCTGATCATCGCGGTCGGATGCTTCTATGCCGGGCTGGTCCAGGCAGGAACGGCGCTTCAGGAGCGACTGCCGGAACCGCTCAGCGTATTGGGTGCGCCAATCGCCTGGTCGGCGCTGGAGTTCCTGCGGTTCATCGCGCCCATTACCGGCGACTGGTGGATTGAACTGCTGGCAAAGAGCCAGTGGCGTTTCCCCCCGGCGTTGCAAATCCTCACCCTCACCGGCTTCCCCGGCCTCGGTTTTCTGGTGATGCTGGTGAACAGCGCCATCGCGTTCCTGATCGTGAATGCCTGGCGGAGACGCCGGGCGCATATGCCGGCGGTCGTATCCCTGATCGTCGCAGCAGCGATTATCGTCTGGGGCGCGCTGATCATCCCGCCCGCGCCGGATCACCGGTTTCGCATCGCAGCGACGGTCGATCTGACGAACCAGGACCGTTTCATTCAGGCACTGAGCCGTCTGCCCGTCGAGCAGGAAGGGTACTACGCCGATACGCCGGAGATGTCGCAGGCGATCTTTGATGTGAATGCGGCGCTGACGCGCAGCGTCGCCGCACTGCGTCCCGCCTTCATCGTCTGGCCCGAAAACGAGTTCGCCAGCGCCGACGATCCTGTATTCACCGCACAGGTCGGCGATCTGGCGCGCGAGATGAACGCCTACCTGGTCGCAGACATGGTCTGGCGCACCTCAGATGGCATGTATGATACCGCCGTTATGTTTGGACCAGACGGAGCCGAAGTGGGGCGGCGCGCCAAGATCAACGTCACCGATGGTGAAAAGGAGTTCGGCTTCCTCCCTGGACCACGCGACTTCTCAGTTGTCGAGACACCCTACGGTCAGGTCGGATTGGGCGTCTGCTGGGACCGCCATCTCCCCTGGATTGTGCGCGAACTGGCGAGCGCCGGCGCGCAGATCGTGCTGATGCCGGTTGACGACGACTTCTCCGGCAATCGCTGGTTCCCGCCGGCACATGCGTCCGATACGGTCTTTCGGGCAGTAGAAAACCGGGTTGCCTTCGGATTGGGCGCCACCAGTGGCATCGCTATGGTCATCGATCCGTATGGGCGCATCACGGCAGAGAGCGACATCAACCAGCGCGGCGTGGTGACGGGTGAGACGTTCGTGGTTGCCGAACGAACACTCTTCACCCGTTTTGGCGACTGGTTCGGCTGGCTGGCTGTGCTGGCGATGGTCATAGGGTTTGTGGCGCGGCCAGTATGGCAGGCGATAAAAAAACCGCCCAGAACCCTGTGA
- a CDS encoding DNA double-strand break repair nuclease NurA: MPFDLTELSRQVREMSNTLNHNAPDQAQRRAQALTRYRHESFAYEKWAQAVDLSRDGFAWLLARPVEPLNTTRNAPSRPPEYAVIATDGSHIDIDRHGAALCYVLNIGRVSLRYGARPTANLSSRPILGFREDDLYLTDGMRRIPVEGNYLSARRDVAEGVELVTLAQEFLRDEETPALALQDGTLVRWTLAGAEKVVLEHFLRPYLDYLTQMRDRKIPVASYISRPRSPEVAGMIRLMLCPDVDMDKQRGAKCNACSDAAAGRAPSCFVCQGLSDADILADLLDEGQRGPLFVSMSRVNIESYADHLIHFFYLRVGREVARVEIPRWVAEDATLLDQVHALVYDQCLKGQGYPVALARAHEQAVIRAADRRAFERIVERSMIQANLPATSSRKAASKEQHAV; encoded by the coding sequence ATGCCATTCGATCTGACCGAACTGAGCCGTCAGGTGCGCGAAATGAGCAACACCCTGAACCATAATGCGCCAGATCAGGCACAGCGCCGCGCGCAGGCGCTGACCCGCTATCGGCACGAGTCCTTCGCCTACGAGAAGTGGGCGCAGGCGGTGGATCTGAGCCGCGATGGATTCGCCTGGCTGCTGGCGCGCCCGGTCGAGCCGCTCAACACGACGCGCAATGCCCCGTCGCGTCCGCCGGAGTATGCGGTGATCGCCACGGATGGATCGCACATCGACATTGATCGGCATGGCGCCGCGCTCTGTTATGTGCTCAACATCGGGCGGGTCTCCCTGCGGTATGGCGCGCGTCCAACGGCCAACCTGTCATCGCGCCCGATTCTCGGCTTCCGCGAAGATGACCTCTACCTGACCGATGGCATGCGGCGCATTCCCGTCGAGGGCAACTACCTGAGCGCCCGGCGCGATGTCGCCGAGGGGGTCGAACTCGTCACCCTGGCACAGGAGTTCCTCAGGGACGAGGAGACGCCGGCGCTGGCGCTCCAGGATGGGACACTGGTGCGCTGGACACTTGCCGGCGCCGAAAAGGTGGTGCTGGAGCATTTTCTGCGTCCCTATCTGGACTATCTCACTCAAATGCGCGATCGAAAGATTCCAGTCGCGTCGTACATCAGCCGTCCACGGTCGCCTGAGGTGGCCGGGATGATCCGGTTGATGTTGTGCCCTGATGTGGACATGGACAAACAACGTGGCGCAAAGTGCAACGCCTGTAGTGATGCCGCCGCCGGACGCGCGCCGTCGTGCTTTGTCTGCCAGGGGCTGAGCGACGCCGATATTCTGGCGGATCTGCTGGACGAGGGACAGCGGGGACCATTGTTCGTCTCAATGTCGCGGGTCAATATCGAGTCCTACGCCGATCATCTGATCCATTTCTTTTATCTGCGGGTCGGGCGAGAAGTAGCGCGGGTCGAAATACCGCGCTGGGTTGCGGAAGATGCCACACTGCTCGACCAGGTGCATGCGCTGGTGTACGATCAGTGTCTCAAGGGACAGGGGTACCCCGTCGCGCTGGCGCGCGCCCATGAGCAGGCCGTCATCCGCGCCGCCGACCGCCGCGCCTTCGAGCGGATCGTCGAACGAAGCATGATTCAGGCGAACCTGCCTGCAACCTCGTCGCGCAAGGCGGCGTCGAAAGAGCAGCACGCCGTATGA